In Coraliomargarita parva, the genomic stretch AACTCGCCGACGTCCCCCAGCCAAAGATCACTGTCCGGCTCATCGGAATAGGACCAGATATCGGTATCCGTGCAAACGATGGATACATACAGGTAGTCCGCATCCCACAGGACCCGCGCCTCCGTCGCCGACAGCTCGGTGGCATCAGCCGGGAGGAAGGCATAGAATGTCGTGATCGGTTCGGCCAGATCCCACGCAGCTTCGTCAATCCGTCCGTCAATCACGACCGGGCTGCCGGCTGTCTGGCATCGATAAGGAGGACTTTCCACCGTGGCCGCTGCAAGCGGCTGACGGGAACAGCCGACCGCCATCAACGACAGCGCTGCCAAGCCAATCATGTATTCAAATTTGCTCATCTTCTGCATCTGCGCCGCGAGTGGTAATAAACGGTGCCAGTTGAATTCTAGCGAGCCGCAATTCGGAAACCGATCCCCTTCTCGTCATCAGTGGAGGTAATCTCAATTGCGAGGACATTATTCAGCCAGGGACCACCATGGATATAGCTCCCACCGGCCCGGAACAGGGTGCCGGCATCCGTCGCACTCTGGCTCATTTCCAGCACTTCCCAAGCATTCCCCGCCATATCGAGACAGCCGTATGGGCTCTTCGTATTCGGGAAGGAGCCAACATCGATCGTCCCGGTGGTTTCATAGTTGGCCGAATTGACAGCCGAGGGATCCCCGTCACCATCCTTCAGCGGCTTGGCATTGGAAGAGGTCGGGAACACGAAATAACCACGGCCATCATACATCGCTGCCTTTACCCACTCATCCACAGTCGGCAAAAAATACTTCGCGTCTTTGTGGCGCCATTTATTCTTGGTCCCGTCCCCATTATCAAACTGGTCGGCCCCATTCCAGGGCAGAACGGGCCCTCCGAATTTAACGATGTTATAAACGCCGCCGTTGAGCAAAGAAGAGGGATCGGTCGAACAGCCCGAGTTCAGCCAGTTGACGTAATACATCATCCAGTAACCGGAGTAGCCGTCGATGGGTGTGTTTCCGGAAATCGCGGGATCCCCTAAGACCTTGAGCATCGCACTGAACTGCGCCCGGGTCACCTCAGTCACTCCCATGCGGTAAGCGTAAGGCACGGCCCCCTTACCGGTGAGCGTGTTACTTTCATTCCGGTTCGACTCGTTACCCGGATTGCGAACATCCACGAACTTGATTTCGAACGTATTGGCCCCTCCGGGCGTCGGCACAAAGGTATCCGCCTGAACTCTAGACACCAATAGACCCGTTAGCAGCGCAAGCGCGCACACAAATTTCATTTTCATCATAAAACCTTTGTTAGAGAGTAATCATCATTAAAATATAATGATAGTATTTATCATCCGAGAGGGTCAAGGACATTGTGCCGCCCTCAAAGCCTAAAAAAGAGGAGTTCAACCGTTAATTAACGTTAATTGACGGTTCAAGAAAAAGCCGGCATCAGATGCCTAACCGAGGAGACAACTGTCAAGCCGACGCCCTGCCCCATTTGCCGGTCGCCTCGTCATATTGACGGATCACTTTGGCCGGTGCCCCGCCGACCACCGCGTAGGGAGGCACATCCTTGGTCACCACGGCATTGCTGCCGATCACGCTGTGGCGGCCGATGGTAACGCCGGGAAGGATGCAGGCGTTTTCGCCGATCCAGACTTCGTCCTCAATCACGACGGGGCGGTGCGTCAGCGGCTGCTCGAAAACCGGCAGATCTATGTTTTCAAAGCCGTGCAGGTTATCGGAGATATAGACTTTGTCCGCGATCAGCACATTTTTGCCGATCTTCATTTGCCCGACGACCATGATGTGACTGTGATAGCCGATCATGGTACCGTCGCCGATCTCCAGGCGCGGCGTAAAGCTTTGTCCGCTGGGCGGATATCCGGCAAAACAGTCAATCCACGCATCCGCACCGATGAACACCCGGTCGCCAAGATGGATACTGCCGGGGTTTGTGCAGCGCATCGTGGCCTGCACGGTGCATCCCTGCCCGAAGGAACCAAAGCCACCACGGACCAGTTGTGTATAGATCCGGTTTTTCTGACCGAGATACCAATTTTGAATTTTTAAGAAGTTCATATTAAAATATCAAAGCATGCCACGAAGGGCCCTGGAGGTTTCCACGGGGTTCCCAAGGGCCAGCAGTTCGTCAAATGTTTCACGGTTGGCCTCCAGAATAGCATCGAACTTCACCAGCCACTCGATGCTCTCGCCGATCGCGCCGACCGCGTCCTCACGATAGGGATACTGGTCCATTGAGATCCAGCCGTCATAGCCGCAGCGGTCGAGCCAGTAGAGCAGCTCCAGATAGACGGTCGTGTGGACCGAGCCCACGATCATGTCGTCATCCCAGGACCGGTAATTGTCGTTGAAGTGCATGTGAAAGAGCCGGTTCCCGGCCCGCCGCGCGAGCACAACCGCCTCGGCCGGATTTTCACCCGCCACAAAGGAATGGCCGACATCCATCGTCACGCCCACGTTGGAGCAAGCCGTTTCCTGAGCCATCAGGATGGTGTCCGCCATGCGAGCCAGATAGCAATGTGTGCGCGGCTCCTTGGGCTTGTATTCAAGCGCAAAGCGAAGCGTGGGATAGGCCGTGGCGAGCTCTGCGATCGCTTGGCAGGCCAACTCGCGTTCCTTCTCGTAGTCGGTGGACAGCAGGTAATCGTAGCCGTCCTGCCCGGGCCACAGGTTCAGCATTTCACAGCCGAGATCGAGCGCGATGTCGCACATGCGCCGGGTTTCGTCGATGGCCAGCTGCCGGCTTTTGCCGTCAGGGTTGGAATAGGCGCCCTTGGCAAATTCCGGCTTCGAAAACAGGTCGGGTATGATCGACACACAGGCAAGTCCGAGATCGGACAACATCCGCTTCATTTCGGCGGCGTTGTCCGGGCGGATATCCCAGGTGCCGACCAGCTCGATCCCGCTGACGTGTGGAATTTCCGCCGCGGCTTGGAGCATCTCCAGCGCGGGCGGGTTGTTTTTATACTGGCTGCAAAAACGGTCGCAGGTATTGCCGAGGTTGCCTAGAATGACGGAGTAACGTCGCTTTTTCATGGGGTATCCTTTGTTGATGAAATGGCCACCTCGATTCACCTGCCATGAACGAGGCGAGGTGAATCGAGGTGGCCGATTGATTGTGGTTAATTGAGTATCCGCACTTCGGAAGACGGGACCGCGCGGATTGTGTCCGGATGCGACAGTCGCACCGCCGCCTTTCCGTCCACGCGCTCCCAGACCACCGTGATTGCACCGGCGGGTGTGGGGATCGTTCCGGAAATTCCATCATAGAAACGGACCACCGGAGGTGTGACGGAGAACGACTTGAAGCCGACATCGATCGGACGGATGCCGAGCACATAGGCACCGTAGTAATACGCAGGTGACGCCGACCAACCGTGACACAGGCTGCCTGCCGCGTGGAAGTCCCAACCGCCCTTCTGCGTTTCCCAGAACGAGGTCGCATTGCGCTCAAGCATGCTGCTCCAGAACGAGTCGACGTCATTCAACGCCTGCATGCCCAGTTCAGGCGATTGAAACAGCGCTTCGTATTTCCAGAACGATTGTCCGAGTGCGGTGGGCACCAGACCGCTGTCCGGCGACAGCAGACGCTGGCGCAGCGCTTCAGCCTCCGCGTCCGGACAGCAACCCGCACACAAAGCGAGTGACTGCGTCAACTCCGCGCGGGTATCCGGCTCCCGACACTCGCCGAGGATTGTCACGTAGAGGCCTTCCTCCGGCTTCCAGAACGACTTGTGGAATGCAGCGCGAAGTTGGGCGACAGCCTCGCGCCATTGCGCGGCAAGCGCCGTATCACCGGCCGCCTCAGCCAGTGCCGCACCAGCGTCCAGACCGAGAACGAGGAATGCATTCAACGGCGCATCAAAGCGCAGGGTCTTCAGTTCGGTGAAGCCGGTGCAGTCGCGCACCACACCATCGAGGTCGCCGGGTGTCCAATCATAGAAGTGCCAGTAGCGTGCCCCTTGAAACGACGGCATCAAACCGTCGGTCATCTGCTCCGTCCAGGTCGTCAGGATCGTCTTGACCGTAGGGAACATGGCACGGGCAAATTCACTGTCGCCACTGAAATGCAAGTTGCGCTCGACCGCCACAATCCAGGCCATGGTGAACGCCGGAATCGCGATGGGCACCCGGGCCGGGGCGCAGAGCTCCAGGATGCCGTCAGGGTTCAAACCACCAGCCAGCAATTCGAGCGAGACCTGCGGGAAACGGTATTCGCCAAAGGCATAGTAGCCCGCCAGCGTCTGGATCAGCATGTCGTTCGCATACAGTGCCTGCTCGCGCCACGGACAGTCGTCGTAGTGGTCGTGCATGCACAAGCGTAGTGTATCCACGGATACTGAATGGATGCGTTTTTGCATCCGGTCGGGCGAATCAAAGGCCCCGCGTTGCGGCACCGGATACCTTAGTTTGCGAGCGCCTGCGTAGATCAGGGTGAAGTCGCCGGTGCCGCCCGATACGTGCAGCTGCAGGTAGCGCCCGCCAATCCGGGTAACCGGATAGAGGAAGGTCTGTCGCCCCTCGCGGCATCGATAGGCCGATGCAAAATTGCGTCCTCCCACAGAGGCCCGAACACGCAGGTCGTCCAGATGCTCGCCATGCGCGATGTCGATCTGCACGCCCGCGTCGGCGATGACTTCCAGCTCCAGATAGCCAACGGATTCGCGTCCGAGGTCGACCACGATGTAGACCCCGTCGGCCGCATCCATCAGTCCGGGCTTCAGGGAGAAGCCAGCTCCGGTCAATGTGACCGGCCCCACCTCAATCTCGTTGAAAAACTCGGGGGCCGACAGGGAAGACAGCCAATCGTGCTGCATCCGGGCCGCCACACTACCATCAGAGGAAGCACGCTTGAACACACCCTGAGCAGTGATAGTCGCGGGCAAGCGATCCAGTAATTCGCAGACCGGAAGCGGTCGCGCACGGAAGCGCCAACCAGTCTCCTGCCAATCCCGCCCATCGGATTCATCAAATGCAGACCATCCCTCCCCGAAGACGCATTCGGATTCCCTCCAGCCATCATCACCGGTGGCGTCGTATTCATATGTGAATGACAACTGCGGCGTCGTAATGGGGATAGGACCGGAACGATAGCTTGTCGACAGTCGCCATTGCGAGTTCGACGCGCCACTCAGGGCCAAAGGCTTCGAGTCACCGGTGAGGGCATAGAGGACGCCCGGATCGCCAACCGCGTAGGTTGACGTATCCTGCCCCATCTGGTGGATCAGGACGGCCAGCACGTTTTGACCTTCGCGCAAATGGGACGCAACGTCCCACTCGTCCACCGAGCGCGTCTCCGGCCAATCGGGAAAGGGCCCGGTTCCGATCAACTCGCCGTTCAGCCAGACTGCGTAGCGGCAATCCGCCGCGATTCGAAGGAGGCTTTCCTTCGGAGCGGATGCCACCGTGAACTCATGGCGGATTTCAAGATTGAGATTCACACCGGGCTCAAGTGCCTGAGGCCAGACCCATGCGGTGTTAACAGGGAATTCGATTTCTGACATATGTATAAATGACTTCTGAAAATTACGATTGCTTTGCGACGACTGTCGTCGCGCCGTCCACGATCCGGATTTCCACTGGCTGTGCGTCGCTGGTTTCCAGTAGCAACTGTCCGTTCTTCTCGTAGCGAACCTTAGTCACGCGGCCGTCACGCATCTCCCCGCTCACGAGGATCCCCCCATCGGCGGGCAGCTTCTTAAAGGACAGGTCTTTCCATTCCTCCGGCACTGCAGGGAACGGGTGGATGACATTGTCGTAGGACTGCAACAACATCTCGATCGTCGTCAGGGCGAAGGTGCTATAGGACGAGGAGCAATAGAACAGAGAATCCGCATGCGCTTCACCCATGGCTGCACCCGACGGGTCTAAACGGCGTAAACCAAGCGAAGCATATTTAAGCGCCTCTTCGGAACGCCCCAGGCTCGCTTCGGTCAATGCATACATCCCTGTCGTCATCGCGTTCACACCGGCATCGACGGCGTCCAACTTGTTCCGCGCATGCGTCTTGTCCAAGGTGCGGTGCGCCTTGGGCAGATCGAGGAAGGGCACCTGCTCGCAGTAAGGATAGCCCAGCGTCGAGAAAGAGCGGATACAGAAATACTTGCTGCCGACCTCCCCTTCCGCATCGCCGGGGCGTGCGAGATAACGCTCTGAATTCTCCGGCCAATACAGCTTGCGGACACTCTCCTCACATTGCTCGGCCATTTCCAGGTCCGTGTTGCGGCGACGCGCATAACGGGCAAACATCATAAGCGTCCACCGGCAGGCAATCACCGACGACATCATTGAGACGCCGAATGTGTTTTCATCCAGATCCAGCGTCTTGCGAATCATGTAGCTCTGGCTCGCCTCATCCCAAAAGAGCAATTTCTGCCAGAAGACCGAACAACCTCTCAGAACCTGATAGGCCATTTCCTCACACTCCGCATCCTCCGGGTGCAGGCTTGCATTGCGGTGAAAGATCGCCGGCATGAAACCGTCCAAATGGCGCTGCCGTCCGTAGGTAAAATTCGACTCCGTCCCGGCAGTGGTCAGCATCTGGGAAAAGCAAAAAGCGTCGTGGACATCATCCAGCGTCCCCATGCCCTCGAGAATAATCAGATAGTTTCTGGCATTCTGACGCAGCACCTCGGGCTTGTAGAACTCCTTAAGCATGGCAGTCGCACGCTCGTGCTGATTCATCCGGGACAGCAACAACAAGACGTATCCCGCATCATTGCTGAATGGAATCATCCCCCAGCCCGGATCGGCAAACTGGCAAACCCCGGGTATGAATCGGGATGCGCCTGTGATGCTAAGCGTGTAGTAGAGCGAACGGTAGAAAGTCGTCGCATACAGGCCGTCCGGCAGGCTGACCTCCATACGCCCCCAAAGCGCCGCCCATGCGTCCAGATGCTGCTCCAGAAGCACCTTCGAATTCGCCGCCGCGGCGAGCTCTTTCGAACGCGCTGAAAAATCCTCACAGTCAAAACTCGTTACGAGGGCACTGACCAGACGGATGGACTGCCCGGGCTCGAGCAGGAAAGTAGTCGCCTCCCCATCGGCGGCCTCAAGCGGCAAGCTCGACTTGACCGTCCATGCGAGGCTGGTAAACGGCAGGCCCATGTGAGGCGCTTTGGCGGAACAGACCACCCGTAGAATTCCCTCATCGAGAAAGACCGGTTGCCCCGGCAGCGACAACGTCCAACGCTTCGCCTCCGACGAGGTGTTTTCCAACTGGAACACCATCAGATGGCGATCCGTTTCGGAGAAAAAGCACTGGCTCTTATAGGATGCTCCGGACGGATCGCTCAACTCGGTCCGGGCCACCGCTTCGTGCAGTGACAATTCCTGGCGATATGCCGACGGCTCGTCCGATAGGGCGGAACAGGAAAGCCTGAATGGCCCGACAGGTGCTCTTACAGTATCACAGCTCCAAAAGTCCGTCAGCCACACTGCGTCGAAACCAAGCCCGTCATTGCGCAGCAATCCGCCCATTTCGCCGTTCCCCAGCAACAATCCGATTTCGCTCTGCCACGCCTCGCGGACGATGTTGTGTTTACTGATATCCATACTATAGATTATATTAATATAAGGATGATAAGATCATTCGGTTCTGTCAACTGATTTTACAACTATGCAATACACACTCCGCCCGGGTGAGCAACTCGCGCACACCGGGAACGTCTCGGCTCCAAGTCTATCCGGGGTTGGCTCTCAGGAAAGAGCTTTCGATGGATTTTCGACCAGGATCAAATCAACCACATCAAATCCAAGGCCCACAAGGCTCCCGGCAGCAAAGTCCAAGTCATTTTGAAATGCTGAAATGGAACCGATCCGTTTCATTGTACTGCGCTAGCCTCAGAGTTGAAGATAATCGCATGCATGGCAACTTGCACCTCTTGATCGAGGGGGCGAGCAAGCCCAGAGAACGAGACAAACGAGCGGGAAGGTATCGCGATCACTCCCCGCGGAAACGAACCAGACTATAGCTATAATTCCGCCCATTGGGAACGAGCAGGAAGACATAATATTGGTCCTTCAACACGGTTTGCGAACCGGAGTAGACCACACGCCATTCACTCTCAGGCCGAATCGCACATTTCAGTTTTAATTGAAGGTCCGACTCGACCGCCCCCAGCGAAACCGACTTGGATTGATACGCTCCAATCCCAAGCATTTCATCCATCGCCTGACACATGACCGGAAGTGGGCTCACATTTACAATTAAAGCGGTGTTTTTCGTTGCCGGATTCAACTGCCGTTCCACCGGAAAGAGCCGGACACCTTGACGACCGCTTAAAATTGCAAGCATCCCCCCTTGCCAGCCTTGTGGCAGGCTGACCGTGCTCAACACTTTCAAAATCGGCTGCCCCAAGTGATCGAGACCAATCGAGCGGTAAATGGCAAACTCACGACTGCCCTGGTAACGCAACAAATCGGAAGTCTCGCCAGGCTTCACTTGGATCGGCTCGGGCGATTCATTCTCGCTTTGTATGTAAAACTCTAAAGCCGAGTTGGGACCATTGTCTTCCAGATAACCCTGACTACGAGCTCCATCAGCCACACCCACCATATAAAAACGAAATGCCGTATCGATGCCGTCCGGCTCGACGGATTGCGCCGGAAGCATCGCCTCCGAGCACAAACAAGCAATCAACATAAGCCACTTTACGCAGCTTCCCGCGGAACAGTATATTGTTTTAATCATATAAAGATTGAGGGCTAAATTTCTTCAGGCTGCAGCCAGCGAAAATGCTTGATGACAAACCTGCGACCAAAGCCTCCCACAGGATCGCCTGCCGTCACCACCTCGGTTGAGTCCACTTTTTCGGGCATGCGCTGCACAATGGCTTCACACCATGCTTTGACACGCGCACCGGTAATCGAACTTTCCGTTTCACCATACACGCGAATCTTAAACGTATCGGATCGCACAGTCAGAACACTTCCAATCTTTGAAAGAATATCCGCCTGAGAGAGAAAGCCCGGCGCATTGGCCGAAAAGGATCCTTCCATGGCTTTTCGGTAATAGCCGTAGCTAAACTGCTCGCCTTGATAAAGATCCTCGTCTGCGCTGTATAGATTGCTCGTTGCACTGTAAAAACTGTCATTCAAGCCAGCCGCTTCAATTGCGGTCTGCAGGGCAGCCTTATGGTGGACTGCATGCTCCACGGCTGGATACTGGACCGAACGATTCACAAAATCGGCCATTGAAACAAAGGGCCCTCGCAGTTTAACCTGCTCGACGACCGCCTCAGCCAAAGCGTGTATTTCGTCTTTCGCCAGTGCCCGGAACCCGGAATAAGTAGCCGAACGCTCGGGCAGCAAGCTATCGGATGCATCCACATCCGTATTTTGTGGATAGGGTAAGCGCAACCACGGTGCCTTGCCTTGATTGTCATATTCACTCCCGGCGCTGATATCTACATTCGCCCCCAGGAAGGCACCCAGCAATGCTTCCCATGCATCGACCGATGTCGAATTCACATTGAACGCACCATCAACCAGCAAATCGCTCGCAGCAAGTGTCATACTATCCAGAGCGTCACTCTCCTCCCCCGAGATCGAAAAAATGCGACTATTCTTGCTCACCATTGGGGTGAGTGCAGGAAAATCGGAACGTTCATATATGGTCGGTATCGCGGAAAAGAAATAATCATCCCACAAGGCCGAATTCAAATTCCATGACATGTCATAACTCACCATTTCAGGCACATCGGCCGATGAGGGAGCCTCGGCATTCACAGAATGGATATTGTAAGTTTCGTCATAATTAACGTAGGGCGTCGCGATACCATTGCCGACAGCATAGGCCGGTGAAGTATTGGACCACTTCCAATAATTGACCGCATCGTCCAAATTGTGCGCGACCGTTAAACGGGCATGCATCAAATCGCCGATCGAACGCATTTCGAGCGGATCGCGAGGCAAGTGAAAGAGGATCGCGGAGGTGTTGTTACTTGTCGCCGCATCGGTAAAGCCGACATATGCAGTATTACCATCGCATGGAACAGAGACATGCCCCACTGTCGGCTCTTCATAATACCCCGACTCCCAAGACGGATTATTATTGAATCCAGAACGCGCGTCGTTCGCTCGACTCTCACTTGGAGTTCGCCCACTGAAGCTAGCTGTGGGATCCAAATACCCCAGCCATTGCACTCGAGAACTGACACTTTGCTCCAAGCGGCTTTGAGCGAATTTAAGCCCTGACATGATCGCGAAATTCGGCTTTGTGTCCGGAATTGGCATCCCGCTCACATGAATCTCTCCATTATTGACCGGAGCAAAATCGTCTCCACCTCCGTAATTCAATCCGGAGATATAGAGCAAGGGTTGATTCTCCAGATTTGTGATCGAATCAGCCAGCCTGATATCCCCGGGAATATTTTTCTCATCCTCATCAAGCACCACACCAAAGCCCGCGACTTTTGATACAATTTCGTCCCCATCCTCCAATGTGAACTCACTATTAGGCACACGATACGCAAAAGCGTATCCTCCGCGGTATCCGGGCGCCAAACGCCAGCCAGAGGTTCCATCAGTCACGGTTTCCACAGGAGCGGACGGGGAAAATACCACAGCTTCCCCAGCCTGCAAATCTCTCCCCAAATCCAAAAGAAACGGGATCCGTGCATAAGCCGGGGTCGTCAAGCCACTGTCCCCCATTCCGTCATAATCCGTGCCGGAGGATGGCTGCGGATGACGTTTTCTAGCCCCATTTTGATTATAGATGATTTGATATTTCCATGGAAGCGTCTCTGCGGGATCATCTGAGAGCTTCATATCCACATACCACTGATCCCCCGCGATAGCCGCATCATACGGGTTCCACAAAACAAATGACGGTTGAAAGTAATACCATACCGCATACTCCCCCGCAGAAGTTGGCTCGGGGAGAACCACGATGCTCAGAGAAATTTGCGCCAGCGTCAGCAAAGGAGAGATACCAGCTTGTGCCCCATCCGCAACCGTCGCGTCATAGACCGCCGTCAAATCCTTGCCATAGAACTTAGGTCTTGAATTCACCCAACTGTACAATTGATCCCAAAGCGGGCCGCCGGCATCACCCGCAATATCCGTTGCCGCCGGAAAGATCGCCCTCCCTTCCAACTGTTCGTCGATTCCTTCCGCTCGCAGACCATTCGTGAGGTCACGTTTCAAACCACCCCATCGCAAGGTATCACGATCGTAGGTGGTTTTAGCCAAGACGCCTGCACTATCGAAGGTGGTCGTATGAAAGTTGACCTGGCTTAGATCTGGGCTGCCAGACCCCGATGTGAGAAAATCAAGATCGGAAAGATCCACGGCCCGCTGCAGCTCAGTCCATTCCGGACTCGCAAAAGTAAGGTGCTCCATACCGTCGATCATTTCGGGTGCGAGGCGTTCGGCCTGTAGAACCGCCCCATTTGTCTGGCCCGATCGTTGCCGTTCCACCTCGCTGTAGCTGTAACGCCCATTTACCTTCGCCTTAACGCCTTCGTCGAGGACGACCCAGGCAAAACCGCCCTCCCCCTGTCCATCAGTTCCAGTAATCCGCCCCCGTTCGACAGGCGCCTTGATTGAGCCATCGAACTGTCGCTGCGTTTCCGGACGACGGTCCCGATGGAGCCAGACATAGCCATCATCCACCTCCGGATCCGGCAATTCCGCAGAAACCGGATTTAAATAACCATTAGGGTAACTCCAGCTCATCGGATCGAAAGCCGCCTGATCATTGCCGCTGATCAAGACCCTCGGCAGGCCCGCGGGCCTGCCTGTCGCGGTAAGCTTCGAACAATCCCAGACAGCAGTCAACCAGCGGTTCGTCGGCGCAACGACTTCAGAAGCATCCGGGGCGTCATCCTGGTAAAAATCCATCCGCGTCGACACCCGCGCATCCGGCCCCATATATTTCTGCAATTCGCCCATCGCGACCGTCAAGCCCAACAGGGCATTCGAACGGGCCTCGCGTATTT encodes the following:
- a CDS encoding acyltransferase, whose translation is MNFLKIQNWYLGQKNRIYTQLVRGGFGSFGQGCTVQATMRCTNPGSIHLGDRVFIGADAWIDCFAGYPPSGQSFTPRLEIGDGTMIGYHSHIMVVGQMKIGKNVLIADKVYISDNLHGFENIDLPVFEQPLTHRPVVIEDEVWIGENACILPGVTIGRHSVIGSNAVVTKDVPPYAVVGGAPAKVIRQYDEATGKWGRASA
- a CDS encoding sugar phosphate isomerase/epimerase family protein, producing the protein MKKRRYSVILGNLGNTCDRFCSQYKNNPPALEMLQAAAEIPHVSGIELVGTWDIRPDNAAEMKRMLSDLGLACVSIIPDLFSKPEFAKGAYSNPDGKSRQLAIDETRRMCDIALDLGCEMLNLWPGQDGYDYLLSTDYEKERELACQAIAELATAYPTLRFALEYKPKEPRTHCYLARMADTILMAQETACSNVGVTMDVGHSFVAGENPAEAVVLARRAGNRLFHMHFNDNYRSWDDDMIVGSVHTTVYLELLYWLDRCGYDGWISMDQYPYREDAVGAIGESIEWLVKFDAILEANRETFDELLALGNPVETSRALRGML
- a CDS encoding family 78 glycoside hydrolase catalytic domain, which encodes MSEIEFPVNTAWVWPQALEPGVNLNLEIRHEFTVASAPKESLLRIAADCRYAVWLNGELIGTGPFPDWPETRSVDEWDVASHLREGQNVLAVLIHQMGQDTSTYAVGDPGVLYALTGDSKPLALSGASNSQWRLSTSYRSGPIPITTPQLSFTYEYDATGDDGWRESECVFGEGWSAFDESDGRDWQETGWRFRARPLPVCELLDRLPATITAQGVFKRASSDGSVAARMQHDWLSSLSAPEFFNEIEVGPVTLTGAGFSLKPGLMDAADGVYIVVDLGRESVGYLELEVIADAGVQIDIAHGEHLDDLRVRASVGGRNFASAYRCREGRQTFLYPVTRIGGRYLQLHVSGGTGDFTLIYAGARKLRYPVPQRGAFDSPDRMQKRIHSVSVDTLRLCMHDHYDDCPWREQALYANDMLIQTLAGYYAFGEYRFPQVSLELLAGGLNPDGILELCAPARVPIAIPAFTMAWIVAVERNLHFSGDSEFARAMFPTVKTILTTWTEQMTDGLMPSFQGARYWHFYDWTPGDLDGVVRDCTGFTELKTLRFDAPLNAFLVLGLDAGAALAEAAGDTALAAQWREAVAQLRAAFHKSFWKPEEGLYVTILGECREPDTRAELTQSLALCAGCCPDAEAEALRQRLLSPDSGLVPTALGQSFWKYEALFQSPELGMQALNDVDSFWSSMLERNATSFWETQKGGWDFHAAGSLCHGWSASPAYYYGAYVLGIRPIDVGFKSFSVTPPVVRFYDGISGTIPTPAGAITVVWERVDGKAAVRLSHPDTIRAVPSSEVRILN
- a CDS encoding SUMF1/EgtB/PvdO family nonheme iron enzyme, producing the protein MSRVQADTFVPTPGGANTFEIKFVDVRNPGNESNRNESNTLTGKGAVPYAYRMGVTEVTRAQFSAMLKVLGDPAISGNTPIDGYSGYWMMYYVNWLNSGCSTDPSSLLNGGVYNIVKFGGPVLPWNGADQFDNGDGTKNKWRHKDAKYFLPTVDEWVKAAMYDGRGYFVFPTSSNAKPLKDGDGDPSAVNSANYETTGTIDVGSFPNTKSPYGCLDMAGNAWEVLEMSQSATDAGTLFRAGGSYIHGGPWLNNVLAIEITSTDDEKGIGFRIAAR